The genome window CAGGCGGATGGCCTGGGCCTCGCCCTCGGCCCGCAGAATGGCGGCGTCGCGCTCGCCCTTGGCCTGTACCACGGCCCGCTGAGCGGCGATCTCGGCCTGCTGGCGGCGGTTGATCTCCACCTGCACCTGCTGCTCGGCGGTTTGCTTCTCCTCGATCACCTTGGCCACCGAGGGCGGAATGTCAATCCGGCGCAACAGCACCGAGATCAGTTCGATGTGTTGTGCGCCAAGGTCCTCGCGCAGCTCCTTGGTTACGGCGGCCTCGAGCTGGGTTCGCTGGGTGCTGATGAGTTCGGCGGCGTTGAACAAACCCACCGCGTCGCGCACCTTGCTGCGAATCTGGGGCACGATCAGGGTCTCGAGGTAGTTCGGCCCCAGGTTGCGGTGAAGCTGGGGGGCCTCCTCGCGCTTGATGCGGTACTGCACGGTGACGTCTACTCCAATGTCCAGCCCCTCCTTGCTGCGGGCGGTAATGGCGTCCTCGCCGGGGGTGCTGGTACCTGCGGGGGCCGGCCCCTTGGCCAGGGTTACTTCCTTCAGGCGGGCATCGTAAAGGATGACGTTTTGAATGCCCGGTATCACGATGCGGAAGCCTTCCCCCAGGGGGGCGGGCTGCACGCCGCCAAACACGTTGAACACCACCCCCACATGGCCTGCCGGAACCACCACAAAGCTCTGGGAGATGGCCGCTATAGCCAGCCCAACGAGCAGGAGCGGCGCACCCAGCGCCCGCCGCCCCCCGGGCTGCGCAAGCAGGACGATGCCCAGGATAGCCACCACGATGCCTAAGAGCAGGAACATACACACCTCGCTTTTCTCAGCATACGACCCCAGTATGGTGGATAAAGGGCTGCTTAGGATAGAGGCAAAGGCCAAAGCCCGGGTGCCCTACCCCTAAGGGCCCCGTGGGAAGCGAAAGTGAGTTTTCGAACAGGAAAATCTTGTTTGTGGCGACGGGTTATTAGAAGAAGCCCGGCCACAAAGGGGCCAGGGCTTCAGGTTATGTAAGTTTTGAGACCATCCCCGAAACTAATCGGCTGCCGCGCTCCCAGTGTCCTTGCTGCCGGACTCGGACTTGCCGTTGGATCCGGCCTTGGAGTCTTTGATGTACCAGCCCGAGCCCTTGAA of Meiothermus sp. contains these proteins:
- a CDS encoding prohibitin family protein; translation: MFLLLGIVVAILGIVLLAQPGGRRALGAPLLLVGLAIAAISQSFVVVPAGHVGVVFNVFGGVQPAPLGEGFRIVIPGIQNVILYDARLKEVTLAKGPAPAGTSTPGEDAITARSKEGLDIGVDVTVQYRIKREEAPQLHRNLGPNYLETLIVPQIRSKVRDAVGLFNAAELISTQRTQLEAAVTKELREDLGAQHIELISVLLRRIDIPPSVAKVIEEKQTAEQQVQVEINRRQQAEIAAQRAVVQAKGERDAAILRAEGEAQAIRLRGEALRQSPQVIQLTVAEKLAPNIQTIMVPTTGNFLLDLRSLQQAQPAQPAR